A genomic window from Triticum urartu cultivar G1812 chromosome 7, Tu2.1, whole genome shotgun sequence includes:
- the LOC125521375 gene encoding B3 domain-containing protein Os06g0112300-like, protein MQRASEDDETTPLSGDRPFFTAVMCKTHVQKPYLLIIPTHFQRRLPARRAAVVLRCRGSSWIMSYCGDTKLKRLDQGWEHFAVHNRLQVGDACVFELVSGYAGDGGKREVVLEVQVLRRGGLPEPEDLGTKGDTTDEPIVIME, encoded by the exons ATG CAGCGTGCTAGCGAGGATGATGAGACCACCCCACTCTCCGGTGACCGGCCATTCTTCACCGCCGTCATGTGCAAGACGCACGTCCAGAAGCCCTATCTGCTG ATCATCCCGACCCACTTCCAGCGCCGGCTGCCGGCAAGGCGCGCGGCGGTGGTGCTCCGGTGCCGCGGGAGCTCGTGGATCATGAGCTACTGCGGTGACACCAAGCTGAAGAGGCTCGACCAGGGCTGGGAGCACTTCGCCGTCCACAACCGGCTGCAGGTCGGCGATGCGTGTGTGTTCGAGCTGGTGTCCGGGTATGCTGGAGATGGCGGCAAAAGGGAGGTGGTGCTGGAGGTGCAGGTGCTTCGACGCGGTGGCCTGCCGGAGCCTGAGGATCTCGGCACCAAAGGAGACACCACCGACGAGCCCATCGTTATCATGGAGTAG
- the LOC125525905 gene encoding LOW QUALITY PROTEIN: cysteine-rich receptor-like protein kinase 10 (The sequence of the model RefSeq protein was modified relative to this genomic sequence to represent the inferred CDS: substituted 2 bases at 2 genomic stop codons): MLMLGVLLLFLLPLSATGTAQLCGSGSNYATNSTYQTNLAALAATLPTNASSSSQQFATATAGQAPDAVHALALCRGDFANDTACADCVAASFQHAQQTCPNDEAATVYYDYDDVNNQRPGCVLGFSGDSDFLSPAAGLTENGTLFEAWNPGNISADATITAADVHKLLTVTAQDSAADAARRYSTSVMDAVPTLYSMAQCTPDLSAGDCLACLQRLIGMVNATTSMRQGGRIFVLRCNIRFETFMFFDQPMRRINPSSITQAPPTGKIMYTNCSFYLILFHACPDSSKITVDHALDNSSKDVXFXNTGIKPWIIALCVSSAVALAAFCFMVYRRCLRGRIRKRGLRERRTIKLHGGDHELVWDMETGMLSGFSFFEFDQIQEATGNFSEENKLGEGGFGPVYKGHFLQGMEIAVKRLASHSGQGLVEFKNEVQLIAKLQHRNLVRLLGCCSQGEEKILVYEYMPNKSLDFFIFDERRKALMDWNRRLSIIEGIAEGLLYLHKHSRLRVIHRDLKPSNILLDNEMNPKISDFGLAKIFSPNNNEENSTRRVVGTYGYMAPEYASEGLFSIKSDVFSFGVLVLEILSGKRNSGSHLCGDFINLLGYVWQLWEDRRWIDIVDASLNSFLPKTHPTEIMRCINIALLCVQENAVDRPNMLDVTAMLSSKTMILREPKHPPYFNLRVGNEEDTSATQSCSINGVTLSIAAAR; the protein is encoded by the exons ATGCTGATGCTCGGCGTCCTGCTCCTTTTTTTGTTGCCGTTGTCGGCAACGGGAACGGCACAGCTCTGCGGCAGCGGCAGCAACTACGCCACCAACAGCACCTACCAGACCAACCTCGCCGCCCTTGCCGCTACTCTCCCCACTaacgcctcctcctcctctcagCAATTTGCCACCGCAACCGCTGGCCAAGCACCCGATGCCGTGCACGCGCTCGCGCTCTGCCGCGGCGACTTCGCCAACGACACGGCATGTGCGGACTGTGTTGCCGCCTCATTCCAGCACGCACAGCAGACATGCCCCAACGACGAGGCCGCCACCGTCTACTACGACTATGACGACGTAAACAATCAGAGGCCAGGCTGCGTCCTCGGCTTCTCTGGCGACAGCGATTTCCTCAGCCCAGCGGCCGGTCTCACCGAGAACGGCACGCTCTTCGAGGCATGGAATCCGGGGAACATCTCCGCGGACGCCACCATCACCGCCGCAGACGTCCACAAGCTGCTGACTGTGACAGCCCAGGACTCGGCCGCCGACGCGGCGAGGCGGTACTCCACATCGGTCATGGATGCCGTGCCGACGCTCTACTCCATGGCACAGTGCACGCCGGACCTCTCTGCGGGAGACTGCCTGGCATGTCTCCAGCGGCTCATCGGCATGGTCAACGCCACCACGTCCATGCGCCAGGGAGGACGGATATTCGTCCTGCGCTGCAACATCAGGTTCGAGACGTTTATGTTCTTCGACCAACCTATGCGGCGGATCAATCCTTCCTCCATCACTCAGGCTCCTCCAACAGGCAAGATTATGTACACGAACTGTTCGTTTTATTTAATTTTGTTTCATGCGTGCCCAGACAGTTCAAAGATTACTGTTGATCATGCTCTTGATAATTCGTCCAAGGATGTTTAATTTTAAAATACAGGAATCAAACCTTGGATAATTGCATTATGTGTGTCTTCTGCTGTGGCACTAGCTGCTTTCTGCTTCATGGTTTATCGTCGTTGCCTCAGAGGAAGGATCAGAAAACGTGG ATTGCGAGAAAGGCGTACTATTAAGTTGCACGGAGGGGATCATGAACTAGTATGGGATATGGAAACAGGAATGTTATCAGGGTTTTCGTTTTTTGAGTTTGATCAGATACAGGAGGCCACGGGTAACTTTTCTGAAGAAAATAAACTTGGAGAAGGCGGATTTGGCCCTGTATATAAG GGGCATTTTCTTCAGGGAATGGAGATAGCAGTTAAGAGGCTTGCTTCCCATTCAGGACAAGGTTTGGTAGAGTTCAAAAATGAAGTTCAGCTCATAGCCAAGCTTCAACATAGGAATTTGGTGAGACTGCTGGGATGTTGCTCTCAAGGAGAGGAAAAGATACTGGTCTATGAATACATGCCGAACAAAAGCTTGGACTTCTTCATATTTG ATGAACGCAGAAAAGCTTTAATGGATTGGAACAGACGTCTATCAATAATTGAAGGAATAGCAGAAGGCCTTCTTTATCTACATAAGCACTCTCGTCTGCGTGTTATACATCGAGATCTTAAGCCAAGCAACATTCTCTTGGACAATGAAATGAATCCTAAAATTTCGGATTTTGGACTAGCAAAAATATTCAGCCCAAATAACAACGAGGAAAACAGTACGAGAAGAGTAGTTGGTACATA TGGTTACATGGCTCCCGAGTATGCTTCTGAGGGCCTATTCTCTATCAAATCCGATGTATTCAGCTTTGGTGTTTTAGTTCTTGAGATCCTTAGCGGGAAAAGGAATTCTGGTAGCCATCTATGTGGTGATTTCATCAATCTCCTCGGATAT GTTTGGCAGTTATGGGAAGACAGAAGATGGATTGATATTGTTGATGCATCACTTAATTCATTTCTTCCAAAGACTCACCCAACAGAAATTATGAGGTGCATTAACATTGCACTACTATGTGTACAAGAGAATGCAGTAGATCGACCAAACATGTTGGATGTTACTGCAATGCTAAGCAGCAAGACAATGATCCTACGTGAGCCTAAGCACCCACCATATTTCAATCTAAGGGTAGGCAATGAAGAGGATACTTCTGCTACACAATCATGCAGTATCAATGGTGTTACGCTATCTATAGCAGCTGCTCGATAG
- the LOC125521374 gene encoding 5'-methylthioadenosine/S-adenosylhomocysteine nucleosidase-like, with the protein MAPPSSEEPAAASGAGAISKVLVVIAMQTEALPLVTRFQLVEAAADDSIFPKGAPWTRYHGDYKGLHIDLVWPGKDPVLGVDSVGTVSAALVTYASIQLLKPDLIINAGTAGGFKARGAGIGDVFLASDVAFHDRRIPIPVFDSYGIGARKTFETPNIVKELNLKVGKLSTGDSLDMSPHDETAILSNEATVKDMEGAAVAYVADLFSTPAIFVKAVTDIVDGEKPTAEEFLQNLISVTMALDQAVMQVVDFISGKCISDL; encoded by the exons ATGGCGCCGCCATCCTCCGAAgagccggccgccgcctccgggGCCGGCGCCATCTCCAAGGTCCTCGTCGTCATAG CGATGCAGACGGAGGCGCTCCCGCTCGTCACCCGGTTCCAGCTCGTCGAGGCGGCCGCCGATGATTCCAT ATTTCCTAAAGGTGCCCCTTGGACTCGGTACCATGGCGACTACAAAGGCCTCCACATCGATCTCGTCTGGCCTGGAAAAGACCCTGTGCTTG GGGTTGACAGTGTTGGTACAGTATCCGCAGCTCTTGTGACTTATGCTTCTATACAATTGTTGAAGCCAGACCTTATCATCAACGCTGGTACTGCTGGTGGTTTTAAG GCCAGAGGAGCAGGTATTGGGGATGTCTTCTTAGCTTCAGATGTTGCTTTCCATGACAGGAGAATACCCATTCCT GTCTTTGACAGTTATGGAATTGGAGCACGAAAAACATTTGAAACCCCGAATATAGTGAAGGAACTCAATTTGAAG GTTGGGAAACTGTCAACTGGTGATTCTCTGGATATGTCCCCCCATGATGAGACAGCAATACTGAGCAATGAAGCTACAGTCAAGGATATGGAG GGAGCAGCGGTGGCATATGTTGCTGACTTGTTCTCGACACCTGCTATCTTTGTCAAAGCTGTGACTGACATTGTTGATGGGGAGAAGCCAACAGCCGAGGAGTTTCTGCAAAACCTGATCTCCGTGACGATGGCGCTTGACCAGGCAGTCATGCAAGTGGTAGACTTCATCAGCGGCAAATGTATCTCTGATCTCTGA
- the LOC125518133 gene encoding B3 domain-containing protein Os06g0112300-like has product MVLQQCAGEDEETIPLSGDRAFFTAVMCKTHVQKPYVLVIPAHFQRPLPARRTPVVLRCRGSSWIMSYCGHTTLKNLDAGWADFAIHDRLQVEDACVFELLSRDAEDVSKGEVVLEVQVLRGGGLPEPEDLATKGDTTDEPIVILDQS; this is encoded by the exons ATG GTCTTGCAGCAGTGTGCCGGCGAGGATGAGGAGACCATCCCACTCTCCGGCGACCGGGCCTTCTTCACCGCCGTCATGTGCAAGACCCACGTCCAGAAACCCTACGTGCTG GTAATCCCGGCTCACTTCCAGCGCCCGCTGCCGGCGAGGCGCACGCCGGTGGTGCTGCGGTGCCGCGGGAGCTCGTGGATCATGAGCTACTGTGGCCACACCACACTGAAGAACCTCGACGCGGGCTGGGCGGACTTCGCCATCCACGATCGGCTGCAAGTCGAAGATGCGTGTGTGTTTGAGCTACTGTCCAGGGATGCCGAAGATGTCAGCAAGGGTGAGGTGGTGCTCGAGGTGCAGGTGCTCCGAGGTGGTGGCCTGCCGGAGCCCGAGGATCTCGCAACCAAAGGAGACACCACCGACGAGCCCATCGTCATCTTGGACCAAAGCTAA
- the LOC125525904 gene encoding cysteine-rich receptor-like protein kinase 44, with product MQFEQGMATILLLLLSSLTPFLAAADVFCDNVKVLAATLPNKTSSSPVHFATATIGQAPNTVYALALCRGDVLNDTACAECITNVFGKVQNATPPEVECFRAASYYADCILIYNFKDILAPSFTNSTEGENGGDPPFERWNVRNVTGDVPLITGLIHKLLVQTVEKAASASPRRFATGVVDSGTNFPKVYSMAQCTPDLSSGDCLECLQHLLGMINSTMSLRMGGQMGVIRCYFRYDASQFYQGQSMISLGPLAPTPTQHKRRMNKLWVIRIVLIPLAAATFLFFILYYRRITKQRKGEVMRLQGSRRSRDLEGEEQLVWQGKNSEFMVLDFQQLLQATNNFSEENKLGQGGFGAVYKGKLADGLEIAVKRLSSHSGQGFVEFKNEVQLIAKLQHTNLVRLFGCCSLEEEKILVYEYLPNKSLDFFIFDGKRRALLDWSKLVAIVEGIAHGLLYLHKHSRLRIIHRDLKPSNILLDSEMNPKISDFGLAKIFSSDSTEGNTTRRVVGTYGYMSPEYASEGVFSIKSDVFSFGVIIFEILSGKRNSGSQQYGDFINLLGYAWQLWEEGRGIDLLDTSLVPKGQSPKIMRYINIALLCVQENAADRPTMADVIAMLCTDDMNIDEPKQPAYFNIRVGNEESTATESCSINDMTISVAIPR from the exons ATGCAGTTCGAGCAAGGCATGGCGACAATCCTGCTGCTCCTActcagcagcctcacaccgttcCTGGCGGCAGCCGATGTATTCTGCGACAACGTTAAGGTCCTTGCTGCCACCCTCCCAAACAAAACCTCCTCTTCCCCAGTACACTTTGCCACCGCCACCATCGGCCAAGCCCCCAACACCGTATATGCGCTCGCGCTCTGCCGTGGCGATGTCCTCAATGACACAGCCTGCGCCGAGTGCATCACCAACGTATTCGGCAAAGTGCAGAATGCTACGCCGCCAGAGGTAGAGTGCTTCAGGGCTGCCTCCTACTATGCCGATTGTATCCTCATTTACAACTTCAAAGACATCCTCGCTCCCTCATTCACCAATAGTACAGAAGGAGAAAATGGTGGCGACCCTCCTTTTGAGAGGTGGAATGTCAGAAACGTTACCGGCGACGTGCCACTCATCACTGGTCTTATCCACAAGCTGCTGGTGCAGACAGTGGAGAAGGCAGCCAGCGCGTCGCCGAGGCGGTTCGCCACGGGTGTCGTGGACAGCGGCACAAACTTCCCGAAGGTGTACTCGATGGCACAGTGCACGCCGGACCTGTCTTCCGGGGACTGTCTAGAGTGCTTGCAACATCTCCTTGGCATGATCAACTCCACCATGTCCCTCCGCATGGGAGGGCAGATGGGTGTCATACGGTGTTATTTCAGGTATGACGCGTCTCAGTTCTATCAAGGCCAATCAATGATAAGTCTGGGGCCGCTAGCTCCAACTCCGACCCAACACAAGA GGCGTATGAACAAGCTGTGGGTAATTCGCATAGTTTTAATACCTCTAGCTGCAGCAACATTTCTCTTCTTCATCTTGTACTATCGTCGGATCACAAAACAACGAAAAG GTGAAGTGATGAGGTTACAAGGATCAAGACGTTCTCGGGATTTGGAAGGAGAGGAACAACTAGTTTGGCAAGGCAAAAATTCAGAGTTCATGGTGCTTGACTTCCAACAGCTACTACAGGCCACAAATAATTTTTCGGAAGAAAACAAACTTGGACAGGGTGGCTTTGGTGCTGTATACAAG GGCAAGCTTGCTGATGGATTGGAGATAGCAGTTAAAAGACTTTCTTCACATTCAGGACAAGGCTTCGTAGAGTTTAAAAATGAAGTCCAGCTCATAGCCAAACTACAACACACTAATTTGGTTAGGCTCTTTGGATGTTGCTCCCTAGAAGAGGAGAAAATATTAGTGTATGAATACTTGCCCAACAAAAGCTTGGATTTCTTTATCTTTG ATGGAAAAAGAAGAGCTTTACTTGATTGGTCCAAACTTGTAGCAATAGTTGAAGGCATAGCACATGGACTTCTTTACCTACATAAGCACTCCCGGTTACGTATCATACATCGAGATCTTAAACCAAGTAACATTCTCTTGGATAGCGAAATGAATCCAAAGATTTCAGATTTTGGTCTAGCAAAAATTTTCAGCTCAGATAGCACTGAAGGAAACACTACTAGAAGAGTGGTTGGTACATA TGGCTACATGTCCCCTGAGTATGCTTCGGAGGGTGTCTTCTCTATTAAATCGGACGTCTTCAGTTTTGGTGTTATTATTTTTGAGATACTTAGCGGAAAGCGGAATTCTGGTAGCCAGCAATATGGTGATTTCATCAATCTTCTTGGATAT GCATGGCAATTATGGGAAGAGGGAAGGGGAATTGATCTTCTTGATACATCATTGGTTCCCAAAGGTCAATCGCCGAAGATTATGAGATACATTAATATAGCATTATTATGTGTACAAGAGAATGCAGCTGATCGACCAACCATGGCAGATGTTATAGCAATGCTATGCACCGATGATATGAACATCGACGAGCCTAAGCAGCCGGCATATTTCAACATAAGGGTCGGAAATGAAGAGTCTACTGCTACAGAGTCATGTAGTATTAACGACATGACCATATCTGTCGCAATTCCTAGATAG